The following proteins come from a genomic window of Deinococcus sp. KSM4-11:
- a CDS encoding EAL domain-containing protein produces the protein MSEHQPSAAPIGALDSIALLGDANLLLATDPALAMTYCGQVLDALALDPDSASLRAQAIIQSADAALKLGQVDLALSHLDAAMELPPVWELQARALRIRGQSLLAKGDMDAAYRYIGQAVQSADHAGQLDILAEALNLRAQIEHRRGESIPALVTLEEVRRLRATLNDVAGEIRTACNGALILIALAKHTEALELLHWSLERLPDSATPLASELHVHSNLGMLLEGMGQYEEAAVHYMHARQSAQMTGDLPAYATLSLNAGEIARKLGHPNASDLLEAARREALELHLPHVTSAALHSLGLLHTDQGNGVEAERCLAHAEEIAHTIGDIDTQLDAMLGRAKNWLSTAHYRLAMPKLEEALHLAGTNDRPQAAFDAHMLLAGAYETDDPRGSLHHLKLANELERELRDLALAKQAQNLANDALLNSARLEAEHERQLRTISEQARSEAEAKVQAQMQELERGRLHDGVTGLPNRLLLRALLGQEIREESAFSLVVVDFDRFRGMMDVLGLMDGDDLLRQVATRLEGLAAVGDTLARLSSDVFAVIMKGDQDLAVIRRRAAQLLGAFNAEFSVGGAEVVIGATVGVARFPDHGIDPDDLLRLASQAASEAKDGAGVVVAAAQVVGQTGRSVALSLESGLARALERNEFELHFQPLVDAVSGRPVSGEALLRWNSAALGRRSPAEFIPLLERSGLIVPVGDWVLHEACRQAAPWGDVRVAVNLSARQFMGGDLVDTVSRALKESGLAPERLELEITESLMMQSPERAVRLLSDLKRTGVRVMLDDFGTGFSNLSYLHAFPLDGLKIDRSFVVALDHGERAGGIIEAIVQMGHRLGLEIVAEGIETEEQHRTLQKLGVPILQGYLFGRPQLNWHPHPHA, from the coding sequence TTGAGTGAGCACCAGCCGTCAGCAGCGCCCATCGGCGCTCTGGATTCCATCGCCCTTCTGGGTGATGCGAACCTGCTGCTCGCCACAGATCCTGCCCTGGCCATGACCTACTGCGGTCAGGTGCTCGATGCCCTCGCGCTCGACCCCGATAGCGCCTCCCTGCGTGCCCAGGCCATCATCCAGTCCGCCGACGCGGCCCTGAAACTGGGCCAGGTCGATCTGGCCCTGTCGCATCTGGACGCCGCGATGGAACTTCCACCCGTGTGGGAATTGCAGGCGCGTGCGCTGCGCATCCGGGGGCAGTCCCTGCTGGCGAAGGGCGACATGGACGCGGCCTACAGATACATTGGACAGGCCGTCCAGAGTGCCGATCACGCCGGCCAACTCGACATTCTGGCCGAGGCGCTCAACCTCAGGGCGCAGATCGAGCACCGACGGGGGGAGAGCATTCCGGCCCTGGTCACCCTGGAGGAAGTCCGGCGCCTGCGGGCAACCCTGAATGACGTGGCCGGGGAAATCCGCACGGCCTGCAACGGCGCCCTGATCCTGATTGCCCTGGCCAAGCACACCGAGGCCCTGGAACTCCTGCACTGGTCCCTCGAACGTCTGCCCGACAGCGCGACACCACTCGCCAGCGAACTGCATGTGCACAGCAACCTGGGCATGCTGCTGGAGGGAATGGGGCAATATGAGGAAGCGGCCGTTCACTACATGCATGCCCGTCAGTCGGCCCAGATGACGGGAGACCTTCCAGCGTACGCCACCCTGTCGCTCAACGCAGGCGAAATCGCCCGCAAGTTGGGGCACCCGAACGCCTCCGACCTGCTCGAAGCGGCGCGCCGTGAGGCGCTGGAACTGCACCTCCCGCATGTCACGAGCGCTGCGCTCCACAGCCTCGGGCTGCTGCACACGGATCAGGGAAACGGTGTGGAGGCCGAGCGGTGCCTGGCCCATGCCGAGGAAATAGCCCACACGATCGGGGACATCGATACGCAGCTCGATGCCATGCTGGGCCGCGCGAAGAACTGGCTGTCGACGGCGCACTACCGTCTGGCCATGCCGAAGCTGGAGGAAGCGCTGCACCTCGCTGGGACCAACGACCGGCCTCAGGCAGCCTTCGATGCCCACATGCTGCTGGCCGGTGCGTACGAAACCGATGATCCCCGGGGCAGCCTCCATCACCTCAAGCTCGCGAATGAACTGGAACGCGAACTGCGTGACCTGGCCCTGGCGAAACAGGCGCAGAACCTTGCCAACGACGCCCTGCTGAACAGCGCGCGCCTGGAAGCCGAGCATGAGAGGCAACTCCGCACCATCAGTGAGCAGGCCCGGTCGGAAGCCGAGGCGAAAGTGCAGGCGCAGATGCAGGAACTGGAACGCGGACGCCTGCACGACGGCGTCACGGGCCTGCCAAACCGGCTGCTGCTGCGCGCCCTCCTCGGGCAGGAAATCCGTGAGGAGTCGGCCTTCTCCCTGGTGGTCGTGGATTTCGACCGCTTCCGGGGCATGATGGACGTCCTGGGCCTGATGGACGGCGACGACCTGCTGCGTCAGGTGGCGACGCGTCTGGAGGGCCTGGCTGCCGTAGGTGACACCCTGGCGAGGCTGAGCAGCGACGTGTTCGCGGTCATCATGAAGGGTGACCAGGACCTGGCGGTCATCCGGCGGCGGGCGGCCCAGCTGCTGGGGGCCTTCAACGCCGAGTTCAGCGTGGGCGGCGCGGAGGTTGTCATCGGGGCGACGGTCGGCGTGGCCCGGTTTCCCGACCATGGCATCGATCCGGATGACCTGCTGCGCCTGGCGTCGCAGGCAGCCAGTGAAGCAAAGGACGGCGCGGGGGTGGTCGTGGCCGCGGCCCAGGTCGTCGGCCAGACCGGCCGCAGCGTTGCCCTGAGTCTGGAAAGTGGTCTGGCACGGGCGCTGGAGCGCAATGAGTTCGAGCTGCACTTCCAGCCGCTCGTGGACGCCGTCAGTGGCCGCCCAGTGTCGGGCGAGGCGCTCCTGCGCTGGAACAGCGCTGCCCTGGGACGCCGGTCCCCGGCCGAGTTCATTCCGCTGCTGGAACGCAGCGGCCTGATCGTGCCCGTGGGCGACTGGGTGCTGCATGAAGCCTGCCGCCAGGCCGCGCCGTGGGGAGACGTACGGGTCGCGGTCAACCTGTCGGCGCGGCAGTTCATGGGCGGTGATCTCGTCGATACGGTCTCCCGCGCCCTGAAGGAAAGTGGCCTCGCGCCCGAGCGGCTGGAACTGGAGATCACCGAGAGCCTCATGATGCAGTCCCCGGAACGGGCGGTGCGTCTGTTGAGCGACCTCAAGCGCACGGGCGTGCGCGTCATGCTGGACGACTTCGGCACGGGCTTCTCGAACCTCAGCTACCTCCATGCCTTCCCGCTGGACGGCCTGAAAATCGACCGGAGCTTCGTGGTGGCGCTCGACCACGGCGAGCGGGCGGGCGGGATCATCGAGGCGATCGTGCAGATGGGTCACCGGCTCGGCCTGGAAATCGTGGCGGAGGGCATCGAGACGGAGGAGCAGCACCGCACCTTGCAGAAACTGGGCGTCCCGATTCTGCAGGGCTACCTGTTCGGCCGTCCCCAGCTGAACTGGCACCCGCACCCGCACGCGTAG
- the glpK gene encoding glycerol kinase GlpK translates to MSEYILALDQGTTSSRAIVFTRDGQVKARAQKEFRQLFPQPGWVEHDPLEIWSTQSGVMQEALSSAGIRASDLAAIGITNQRETVVVWNRRTGQPIHNAIVWQDRRTAGFCDQLTAAGHTELFRRKTGLILDAYFSGTKLRWLLDHVPGARAQAEAGELAFGTVDSWLVYKLTDGALHITDASNASRTLMYDIHAGTWDDELLAVLDVPRSLLPEVRDSSQVYGSTSAGLLGAQVPIAGIAGDQQAATFGQVCLDVGMAKNTYGTGCFMLLNTGRDAAESTHRLLTTVAWQQRQERTYALEGGVFVAGAVVQWLRDGLGLIRSAGEVEELAARVPDSGGVVLVPAFVGLGAPYWDPYARGTMVGLTRGTTAAHLARAALESVAFQSAELLEAMQQDAASTGATLTELRVDGGGSSNDAMMQFQADILGVPVVRPQVTETTALGAAFLAGLAVGFWADETELKSLWRVDRRFEPTMGVDERARRLGTWKRAVERSRDWARPDGEPGAETAGTGKPSEHMFK, encoded by the coding sequence ATGAGCGAGTACATCCTGGCCCTGGATCAGGGCACGACCAGCAGCCGCGCCATCGTGTTCACGCGGGACGGCCAGGTGAAGGCCCGTGCCCAGAAGGAGTTCCGGCAGCTTTTTCCGCAGCCGGGCTGGGTGGAACATGACCCCTTGGAGATCTGGAGCACCCAGAGCGGCGTGATGCAGGAGGCCCTGAGCAGCGCGGGCATCCGCGCGTCCGACCTGGCCGCCATCGGCATCACCAACCAGCGGGAAACCGTAGTGGTGTGGAACCGGCGCACCGGGCAACCCATCCACAACGCCATCGTGTGGCAGGATCGCCGCACGGCGGGCTTCTGTGACCAGCTCACCGCCGCCGGGCACACCGAGCTGTTCCGCCGCAAGACGGGCCTGATCCTCGACGCGTACTTCTCGGGCACGAAACTGCGCTGGCTGCTCGATCACGTGCCTGGTGCGCGGGCGCAGGCCGAGGCAGGGGAGCTGGCCTTCGGAACCGTGGATTCCTGGCTGGTGTACAAGCTCACGGATGGCGCGCTGCACATCACGGACGCCAGCAACGCCAGCCGCACCCTGATGTACGACATTCACGCGGGCACCTGGGATGACGAACTGCTGGCCGTTCTGGACGTACCGCGCTCGCTGCTGCCCGAGGTGCGCGATTCGTCTCAGGTGTATGGTTCGACTTCGGCGGGCCTGCTGGGCGCGCAGGTGCCCATCGCGGGCATCGCGGGAGACCAGCAGGCGGCGACCTTCGGGCAGGTGTGCCTGGACGTGGGCATGGCGAAGAACACGTACGGCACGGGTTGTTTCATGCTGCTGAACACCGGGCGGGACGCGGCCGAGTCCACGCACCGCCTGCTGACCACCGTGGCGTGGCAGCAGCGGCAGGAACGCACCTACGCGCTGGAGGGAGGCGTGTTCGTGGCGGGCGCGGTGGTGCAGTGGCTGCGCGACGGCCTGGGCCTCATCCGCTCGGCGGGCGAGGTTGAGGAACTCGCCGCGCGCGTGCCGGACAGCGGGGGCGTGGTGCTGGTGCCGGCCTTCGTGGGTCTGGGCGCGCCGTACTGGGATCCGTACGCGCGGGGCACGATGGTCGGTCTGACGCGCGGCACGACGGCGGCGCACCTGGCCCGCGCGGCCCTGGAGAGCGTGGCCTTCCAGAGCGCCGAGCTGCTGGAGGCCATGCAGCAGGACGCGGCCAGCACCGGCGCCACCCTGACTGAGCTGCGCGTGGACGGCGGCGGCAGCTCGAATGACGCGATGATGCAGTTCCAGGCGGACATCCTGGGCGTGCCGGTGGTGCGCCCGCAGGTGACCGAGACGACCGCGCTGGGGGCTGCGTTCCTGGCGGGACTGGCGGTGGGGTTCTGGGCCGACGAGACCGAACTGAAATCCCTGTGGCGGGTGGATCGCCGTTTCGAGCCGACCATGGGCGTCGACGAGCGGGCCCGGCGCCTGGGTACCTGGAAACGCGCGGTGGAGCGCAGCCGGGACTGGGCGCGGCCCGACGGGGAGCCGGGCGCGGAGACCGCGGGCACTGGCAAACCCTCTGAACATATGTTCAAATGA
- a CDS encoding VOC family protein, which translates to MRKIQVQGVHHITIVGSTRQSALDFWEGVLGMPFIFEQPNLGKADESHLYFDPGDGRLLTVFTNEERSDARRPAPREVGSLEHLAFNVSRATFTQVPARLQERGIDFIQRDRGFMDSIYLQDPNGMKVELACYKFETPDGYRAADVLMRAHQLRVERGDHHIGDVHLADAIEDLLAGRGRLDH; encoded by the coding sequence GTGCGAAAGATTCAGGTTCAGGGCGTTCATCACATCACCATCGTCGGCTCGACCCGCCAGAGTGCGCTTGACTTCTGGGAGGGCGTGCTGGGCATGCCGTTCATCTTCGAGCAGCCGAATCTCGGGAAGGCCGACGAGAGTCACCTGTACTTCGACCCGGGCGACGGCCGCCTGCTCACCGTGTTCACGAACGAGGAGCGCTCGGACGCCCGCCGCCCCGCCCCGCGCGAGGTCGGGAGTCTGGAACACCTCGCCTTCAACGTCTCGCGCGCGACCTTCACGCAGGTTCCCGCGCGGCTCCAGGAGCGAGGCATCGACTTCATCCAGCGCGACCGGGGCTTCATGGACTCCATCTACCTGCAGGATCCGAACGGCATGAAAGTCGAACTGGCCTGCTACAAGTTCGAGACGCCGGACGGCTACCGCGCCGCAGACGTCCTGATGCGCGCCCACCAGCTGCGGGTCGAGCGCGGCGACCATCACATCGGGGACGTTCACCTCGCGGACGCCATCGAGGATCTGCTGGCAGGACGGGGGCGCCTGGATCACTGA
- a CDS encoding bifunctional diguanylate cyclase/phosphodiesterase, which yields MARLLTEADLTARTQPDIEWRRPLLFALPLAALAFAIGMAFDVPSGQGSPFDQVTYPLALVLLLGLSALLWQRPAQTNAAVTSLVFAMSGLFLGKLVFILFLIPQTYVVQLQMTETFFWIPALQVLSFFIPRLRSARLVSIIFFTLFFLVSVAYLLRAAIHGAPQGIVYALLELNLANIALFVVTNAFIGFKDKYVRSMSEVDTMRQLIGTDLLTGLPNRSRIDQVISETIDATTPFALLFIDLDGFKLVNDTLGHGIGDLALQETARRLERTQGSATLVGRLSGDEFVMVLPSPPALAMQVAERVLAELCQPMIVGNSIVNLTASVGVSIFPDDALDAQTLIQHADSAMYTVKSYGKAGVRRYEADTDSAIERLKLVERALGQAQGAGELHVMYQPICSLDDGVVRKLETLLRWTHPELGAIPASEFIPIAENNGQIIALGAWALRAACRQARRWNDVTGLAVTVSVNVSPLQFIQPDFVDIVREALQSADLPASSLEIELTESAVMRRLDVVKSSLKELQTLGVKIAIDDFGTGYSSLAYLRDLPINCIKIDRSFISDLSAPRRAPQFALALIEAVIGIADTLELQVVAEGVETRKQLEMLRDLGCDLGQGYFLSPPLAEDAALEAYVMPALFAPRPAGKPLH from the coding sequence ATGGCACGCCTCCTGACTGAAGCGGACCTCACGGCGCGAACGCAACCTGACATCGAGTGGCGTCGTCCGCTGCTGTTCGCCCTTCCGCTGGCGGCCCTGGCCTTCGCGATCGGCATGGCCTTCGATGTTCCCAGTGGCCAGGGTTCTCCCTTTGATCAGGTGACGTACCCGCTCGCGCTGGTGCTGCTGCTCGGGCTTTCCGCGCTGCTGTGGCAACGGCCGGCCCAGACGAACGCGGCGGTCACCTCACTGGTGTTTGCCATGAGTGGCCTGTTTCTCGGGAAACTGGTCTTCATCCTCTTCCTGATCCCACAGACCTACGTCGTGCAGCTCCAGATGACCGAAACGTTCTTCTGGATTCCGGCGCTGCAGGTGCTGTCGTTCTTCATCCCCAGGCTGCGGAGCGCACGCCTGGTGTCGATCATCTTCTTTACCCTGTTCTTCCTGGTGAGCGTGGCCTACCTGCTGCGCGCGGCCATCCACGGCGCTCCCCAGGGCATCGTGTACGCGCTGCTGGAACTGAACCTGGCAAACATCGCGCTGTTCGTTGTGACTAACGCGTTCATCGGCTTCAAGGACAAATATGTGCGGTCGATGTCCGAGGTGGACACGATGCGGCAGCTGATCGGCACCGACCTGCTCACGGGACTGCCGAACCGCTCCAGGATCGATCAGGTGATCTCCGAAACCATTGACGCGACTACGCCATTTGCCCTGCTGTTCATCGACCTGGACGGTTTCAAGCTCGTGAACGACACCCTTGGGCACGGCATCGGCGATCTCGCCCTTCAGGAAACGGCCCGTCGTCTGGAACGCACCCAGGGAAGCGCCACCCTGGTTGGCCGCTTGAGTGGCGACGAATTCGTGATGGTGCTGCCCAGTCCGCCCGCCCTGGCCATGCAGGTCGCGGAGCGGGTGCTGGCCGAACTGTGCCAGCCCATGATCGTGGGGAACAGCATCGTGAACCTCACGGCCAGCGTCGGCGTCAGCATCTTCCCCGACGATGCCCTGGACGCTCAGACCCTGATCCAGCATGCGGACAGCGCGATGTACACCGTCAAGAGTTACGGCAAGGCGGGGGTGCGGCGCTATGAGGCCGACACCGATTCGGCCATCGAGCGGCTCAAACTGGTGGAGCGGGCCCTCGGTCAGGCCCAGGGGGCCGGTGAACTGCATGTGATGTACCAGCCGATCTGCTCGCTGGACGACGGCGTGGTTCGCAAACTCGAAACGCTGCTGCGCTGGACGCATCCGGAGCTGGGCGCGATTCCGGCGTCCGAGTTCATTCCCATCGCGGAGAACAATGGACAGATCATCGCGCTGGGTGCCTGGGCCCTGCGGGCGGCCTGCCGGCAGGCGCGGCGCTGGAACGACGTGACGGGACTCGCCGTGACGGTCAGCGTGAACGTGTCTCCCCTGCAATTCATCCAGCCGGACTTCGTGGATATCGTCCGTGAGGCCCTTCAGAGCGCCGATCTCCCCGCCTCGTCGCTGGAGATCGAGCTGACCGAGAGCGCCGTGATGCGCCGCCTGGACGTCGTGAAGTCGTCGCTAAAGGAACTGCAGACGCTGGGTGTGAAGATCGCCATCGACGATTTCGGCACGGGGTACTCGTCGCTCGCCTACCTGCGGGACCTGCCGATCAACTGCATCAAGATCGACCGGTCGTTCATCAGCGACCTGAGTGCGCCGCGCCGCGCCCCACAGTTCGCGCTCGCGTTGATCGAGGCAGTGATCGGGATTGCCGACACCCTGGAACTGCAGGTGGTCGCCGAGGGCGTAGAGACCCGCAAGCAGCTGGAAATGCTGCGTGACCTCGGCTGTGATCTGGGCCAGGGCTATTTCCTGTCCCCTCCGCTCGCCGAGGACGCGGCGCTGGAGGCCTACGTCATGCCCGCGCTCTTTGCACCGCGTCCGGCCGGCAAACCGCTCCATTGA
- a CDS encoding SDR family oxidoreductase, giving the protein MQLTGNTILVTGGNSGIGQALASAFHSLGNTVIITGRRQDTLDATVASHPGMHAVVLDVADPDAIQQVARQLIQDSPALNAVIHNAGMMSEEDLKTGEVATAEAHIATNLLGPIRLNSALLPHLLTLPSATVMTVTSGLAFVPLALNPTYSATKAAIHSYTQSLRYQLADTPVQVIELAPPYVRTSLQGERQANDPNAMPLDEFIAEVMQILKDDPAVTEVLVQRVHAQRFAERSGEYDVFFKRMNDMLRAARHG; this is encoded by the coding sequence ATGCAGCTGACAGGCAATACCATTCTGGTCACAGGCGGCAACTCGGGCATTGGGCAGGCACTCGCCTCTGCCTTTCACTCGCTGGGCAACACGGTCATCATTACGGGCCGCCGGCAGGACACGCTGGACGCCACGGTCGCTTCCCATCCCGGCATGCACGCCGTCGTACTCGACGTGGCCGATCCGGACGCAATCCAGCAGGTGGCCAGGCAACTCATTCAGGACTCCCCGGCGCTCAACGCGGTCATCCACAACGCGGGAATGATGAGCGAGGAAGACCTGAAGACAGGCGAGGTCGCCACCGCGGAGGCGCACATTGCCACCAATCTGCTCGGCCCGATCCGGCTGAACTCGGCCCTCCTGCCACACCTGCTGACCCTGCCCTCGGCGACGGTCATGACGGTCACGTCGGGGCTCGCCTTTGTGCCCCTGGCCCTGAACCCCACCTACAGCGCCACGAAGGCCGCGATCCACTCGTATACCCAGTCCCTGCGCTACCAACTGGCAGACACGCCCGTGCAGGTGATCGAACTGGCTCCGCCCTACGTGCGTACCAGTCTGCAGGGAGAGCGGCAGGCAAACGATCCGAATGCCATGCCACTCGATGAATTCATTGCCGAGGTCATGCAGATCCTGAAGGACGATCCGGCGGTCACCGAGGTGCTCGTCCAACGGGTGCATGCCCAGCGGTTCGCGGAACGCAGCGGCGAGTACGACGTGTTCTTCAAGCGTATGAACGACATGCTCAGAGCTGCCAGACACGGCTGA
- a CDS encoding S8 family serine peptidase codes for MSTLALTALLASCGRTTAPQISASTDAVMTVLQPGTATDAQLEATYGGHLITRTPGFAVLTLSSQSARLAPLSAKVKVEKNHNVFRVGKGKGQTNTTVSGSGSIGVWGNGSIGVWGNGSIGVWGNGSIGVWGNGSIGVWGNGSIGVWGNGSIGVWGNGEYKPIPQNSDTWQQISLNAVQSTERAGGVGMTVAVIDTGVDLNHPAIRGGFTDPTTWHDFVDGDATPQDEGTLGSGLSGHGTEVAGIVAQVAPVAKIMPLRVLAADGTGDVASVAAAIVWATDHGANVINLSLGSAEPVTAVTQAIAYANSHGVAIAAAAGNAGTEGLDYPAAEFASQPLNIAVGSVDLHDAKSAFSQYASNLELLAPGERVFGPAPQERFAAWSGTSMSAPVVAGGLALGMSVGANGAQAAAALTSTATSVDTVSGNASYAGKLGAGRVNLDAAIASLGH; via the coding sequence GTGTCGACTCTCGCCCTGACGGCGCTCCTGGCCAGCTGCGGACGTACCACGGCGCCGCAGATCAGCGCCAGCACCGACGCCGTCATGACGGTTCTCCAGCCGGGTACGGCCACCGATGCTCAACTCGAAGCGACGTACGGCGGCCACCTGATCACCCGCACTCCTGGCTTCGCCGTGCTGACTCTCAGCAGTCAAAGCGCCCGACTGGCTCCGCTGAGCGCCAAGGTGAAGGTCGAGAAGAACCACAACGTCTTCCGTGTGGGCAAAGGCAAGGGACAGACGAATACCACGGTGTCCGGCAGCGGCTCGATCGGCGTGTGGGGCAACGGCTCAATCGGCGTATGGGGCAACGGCTCGATCGGCGTGTGGGGCAACGGCTCGATCGGCGTATGGGGCAACGGCTCAATTGGCGTGTGGGGCAACGGCTCAATTGGCGTGTGGGGCAACGGCTCGATCGGCGTGTGGGGCAACGGCGAATACAAGCCGATCCCGCAGAACAGTGACACGTGGCAGCAGATCTCACTGAATGCCGTGCAGTCGACCGAACGTGCCGGTGGCGTGGGCATGACCGTGGCCGTCATCGATACCGGGGTCGACCTGAATCACCCGGCCATCCGTGGCGGGTTCACTGATCCCACCACGTGGCACGATTTCGTCGATGGAGACGCCACGCCGCAGGATGAAGGAACCCTGGGCAGCGGCCTGAGCGGGCACGGCACCGAGGTCGCTGGCATTGTGGCCCAGGTGGCCCCCGTGGCCAAGATCATGCCCCTGCGTGTGCTGGCCGCAGACGGGACGGGCGATGTCGCGTCCGTCGCGGCGGCCATCGTCTGGGCCACGGATCACGGTGCGAACGTCATCAACCTGAGCCTCGGCTCGGCTGAACCCGTCACAGCCGTGACGCAGGCGATCGCGTATGCCAACAGCCATGGCGTGGCCATTGCCGCAGCCGCCGGGAACGCCGGCACTGAAGGGCTCGACTATCCCGCGGCAGAATTCGCCTCGCAGCCCTTGAACATCGCGGTCGGCAGTGTCGATCTCCACGACGCCAAGAGCGCGTTCTCGCAGTACGCCTCGAATCTGGAACTCCTCGCCCCCGGTGAGCGGGTCTTCGGCCCAGCGCCCCAGGAGCGGTTCGCCGCGTGGAGCGGGACAAGCATGAGCGCCCCGGTGGTCGCGGGCGGACTGGCGCTCGGCATGAGCGTCGGCGCGAACGGCGCGCAGGCGGCCGCCGCGCTGACCAGCACCGCGACGTCGGTGGATACCGTGAGCGGGAACGCCTCCTACGCCGGCAAGCTCGGTGCGGGTCGCGTGAACCTGGACGCGGCCATCGCCTCCCTCGGCCACTGA
- a CDS encoding glycerol-3-phosphate dehydrogenase/oxidase, giving the protein MNRAETLTAATAPHTWDVLVIGGGASGLGTALEAATRGYSTLLLEAHDYAKGTSSRSTKLVHGGVRYLAQGNVSLVREALHERGLLKKNAPHLVRDLGFVIAAYQWWAAPFYGIGLKLYDLLAGKLNLQASRYVTPAQALEQTPTLKRAGLKGGILYFDGQFDDSRLAVTLLRTLENFGGVALNHAPVVGLLKDGKKVVGARLRDDETGTEHEVRAKVVVNATGVFVDDLRRMDEPGAKPMLSPSQGVHVVVDRRFLPGDAAVMVPRTDDGRVLFAVPWHDHVVIGTTDTPVPDVSWEPRALDEEIEFILKTAAQYLDPAPTRADVRSVYAGLRPLVKAAEGTDTKAISRDHVIRISDGGLITLTGGKWTTYRRMGEDTVNRAAAQAGLPPRLSLTAGLTLHGAMTAPLPDHWKVYGTDAERVQALPGADTPLHSELPYTEAEVRWAARMEQARTVEDVLARRLRALLLNARASAEAAPRVAALLAEELNRDAAWQHAQVAAYRELAAGYQLTAGTESRLNDRAPQNA; this is encoded by the coding sequence ATGAACCGAGCCGAGACCCTGACCGCCGCCACCGCCCCACACACCTGGGACGTCCTCGTGATCGGCGGTGGCGCCTCCGGGCTGGGCACCGCGCTGGAAGCCGCCACGCGCGGGTATTCCACGCTGCTGCTCGAAGCGCACGACTACGCCAAGGGCACCAGCAGCCGCTCGACCAAACTCGTGCACGGCGGTGTGCGCTACCTCGCGCAGGGCAACGTGTCGCTGGTACGCGAGGCGCTGCACGAACGCGGCCTCCTGAAGAAGAACGCCCCGCACCTCGTCCGCGACCTGGGCTTCGTGATCGCGGCATACCAGTGGTGGGCCGCGCCCTTCTACGGCATCGGGCTGAAGCTGTACGACCTGCTGGCCGGCAAGTTGAACCTCCAGGCCAGCCGCTATGTCACGCCGGCGCAGGCGCTCGAACAGACCCCCACCCTGAAGCGCGCCGGGCTCAAGGGCGGCATCCTGTACTTCGACGGCCAGTTCGACGACTCCCGGCTGGCGGTCACGCTGCTGCGCACGCTGGAGAACTTCGGCGGCGTGGCCCTGAACCACGCGCCCGTGGTGGGCCTGCTCAAGGACGGAAAGAAGGTCGTGGGCGCGCGCCTGCGCGACGACGAAACCGGAACCGAACACGAGGTGCGCGCCAAGGTCGTCGTCAACGCCACGGGCGTCTTCGTGGACGACCTGCGCCGCATGGACGAGCCGGGCGCGAAGCCGATGCTGTCGCCCAGCCAGGGCGTCCATGTGGTCGTGGATCGCCGGTTCCTGCCGGGCGACGCGGCGGTCATGGTGCCGCGCACCGACGATGGCCGCGTGCTGTTCGCCGTCCCGTGGCACGACCACGTGGTGATCGGCACGACCGATACCCCGGTGCCCGACGTGAGCTGGGAGCCGCGCGCCCTGGACGAGGAAATCGAGTTCATCCTGAAGACCGCCGCGCAGTATCTCGATCCCGCTCCCACCCGCGCGGACGTCCGCAGCGTGTACGCGGGCCTGCGTCCCCTGGTGAAGGCGGCCGAGGGCACCGACACCAAGGCCATCTCGCGCGACCACGTGATCCGCATTTCCGACGGCGGCCTGATCACCCTGACCGGCGGCAAATGGACGACGTACCGCCGCATGGGCGAGGACACCGTGAACCGCGCCGCCGCCCAGGCCGGGCTGCCCCCCCGGCTCAGCCTGACGGCCGGCCTGACCCTGCACGGCGCGATGACCGCGCCATTGCCCGATCACTGGAAGGTCTACGGCACGGACGCCGAGCGCGTGCAGGCCCTGCCCGGCGCAGACACACCCCTGCATTCTGAGCTGCCCTACACGGAGGCGGAGGTGCGCTGGGCCGCCCGGATGGAGCAGGCCCGCACGGTCGAGGACGTCCTGGCGCGCCGCCTGCGGGCGCTGCTGCTGAATGCCCGTGCGAGCGCCGAAGCGGCCCCACGTGTGGCGGCCCTCCTCGCGGAGGAACTGAACCGCGACGCCGCGTGGCAGCACGCCCAGGTCGCCGCGTACCGTGAGCTCGCGGCGGGCTACCAGCTGACGGCGGGAACCGAGTCCCGGCTCAACGACCGGGCGCCCCAGAACGCTTAA